In Curtobacterium sp. TC1, the following proteins share a genomic window:
- a CDS encoding nuclear transport factor 2 family protein, with amino-acid sequence MTDDLISRARSSRLARGAAVAAGAALITGLAVSTPAVAAPAARQQSSATAAADRRDTATEHRNASSVRRLITQTFADPGSRSSRQLAARLVSPSAVAHGAGTAAGPDGLLAQFSADRTRVPGARAVIKHTAADGDLVAVHWQIAPDPCDERRGDAAVDLFRLQHGRVVERWSLEQPIPTGTPASGNTNTMFSDLYRPARPTAAPSERQEERNRVFAVSAYNTLFRDHDASILDRAFDPAYLQHNSVAPNGTAALKQLFGSGAQFPAQQSVISLSDGDIVWTFSQAVGAKPGDPLLAADLFRVDGGLIREHWDVVPTS; translated from the coding sequence ATGACCGACGACCTGATCTCACGCGCACGTTCCAGCCGTCTCGCCCGTGGCGCGGCCGTCGCCGCCGGAGCCGCCCTCATCACCGGACTCGCCGTCTCCACGCCAGCAGTCGCTGCTCCTGCGGCCCGGCAGCAGTCGAGCGCGACGGCCGCCGCGGACCGACGGGACACCGCCACCGAACACCGCAACGCCAGCAGCGTCCGGCGGCTCATCACCCAGACCTTCGCTGATCCCGGCAGCAGGTCCTCCCGGCAGCTCGCGGCTCGGCTCGTCTCCCCGAGCGCAGTCGCGCACGGAGCGGGAACCGCCGCCGGGCCGGACGGCCTCCTCGCACAGTTCTCGGCCGACCGCACCCGGGTTCCCGGTGCGCGAGCAGTGATCAAGCACACCGCAGCCGACGGCGACCTCGTCGCCGTGCACTGGCAGATCGCACCGGACCCGTGCGACGAACGCCGCGGTGACGCCGCCGTCGACCTGTTCCGCCTCCAGCACGGCCGGGTCGTCGAGCGCTGGTCACTCGAGCAGCCCATCCCGACCGGCACACCTGCCAGCGGGAACACGAACACCATGTTCAGCGACCTGTACCGGCCGGCACGTCCGACCGCCGCGCCCTCGGAGCGCCAGGAAGAACGCAACCGCGTCTTCGCGGTGTCGGCCTACAACACGCTGTTCCGGGACCACGACGCGTCGATCCTCGACCGTGCCTTCGACCCCGCGTACCTCCAGCACAACTCGGTTGCTCCGAACGGGACGGCCGCCCTGAAGCAACTGTTCGGGAGTGGTGCGCAGTTCCCGGCACAGCAGTCCGTCATCTCGCTCTCCGACGGCGACATCGTCTGGACCTTCTCCCAGGCGGTCGGCGCGAAGCCCGGCGATCCGCTGCTCGCTGCTGACCTGTTCCGCGTCGACGGCGGCCTCATCCGCGAGCACTGGGACGTCGTCCCCACGAGCTAG
- a CDS encoding histidine phosphatase family protein codes for MATVLLVRHGRTTANATGVLAGRTAGVRLDAVGRKQADRTAERIAAVPLAVVVSSPLERCRQTARAILERQSGDPASAVERAITEADYGEWQGRKLVDLAKEPLWRTVQANPSAVVFPGGESMQTMQSRAVSAVRRIDAEVEAAHGPGAVWVAVSHGDIIKSVLADAFGMHLDLFQRIGVGPASVSVVRYGEHRPEVVATNTESGDLSWLATAPAPSGDAAVGGGAGHPEAPSEPGPARP; via the coding sequence ATGGCGACCGTCCTCCTCGTCCGACACGGACGCACCACCGCGAACGCCACGGGCGTGCTCGCTGGACGCACCGCCGGCGTGCGACTCGACGCCGTCGGCCGGAAGCAGGCCGACCGCACCGCGGAGCGCATCGCGGCCGTCCCCCTCGCCGTGGTCGTCTCGAGCCCGCTCGAGCGGTGCCGGCAGACGGCCCGGGCGATCCTGGAGCGACAGTCGGGCGACCCCGCGTCGGCGGTCGAGCGGGCGATCACCGAGGCGGACTACGGCGAGTGGCAGGGGCGGAAGCTCGTCGACCTGGCGAAGGAGCCGCTGTGGCGGACCGTGCAGGCGAACCCGAGCGCCGTGGTGTTCCCCGGCGGTGAGTCCATGCAGACCATGCAGTCCCGGGCGGTGTCGGCGGTCCGCCGCATCGACGCCGAGGTCGAGGCGGCGCACGGTCCCGGCGCGGTCTGGGTCGCGGTGAGCCACGGCGACATCATCAAGTCCGTCCTCGCCGACGCGTTCGGCATGCACCTCGACCTGTTCCAGCGCATCGGTGTCGGACCGGCGTCGGTGTCCGTCGTCCGGTACGGCGAGCACCGCCCCGAGGTGGTCGCGACGAACACCGAGTCCGGCGATCTGTCGTGGCTCGCGACCGCTCCGGCGCCCAGCGGGGACGCGGCGGTCGGCGGCGGGGCCGGACACCCGGAGGCCCCGTCCGAGCCGGGTCCTGCCCGACCCTGA
- a CDS encoding winged helix-turn-helix transcriptional regulator has protein sequence MDVGIVEPPAPPARDEDASARFPSACPSRVVLTHVTSRWGVLVLLALEPGSMRWSELRRTIEGISEKMLASTLRTLEHDGIVTRVAQPTIPPRVDYSLSESGAELAARLVPLMDWIVEHADTIVGR, from the coding sequence ATGGACGTCGGAATCGTGGAACCGCCTGCACCGCCCGCACGGGACGAGGACGCTTCCGCACGCTTCCCCTCGGCGTGTCCGTCGCGAGTCGTGCTCACACACGTCACGAGCCGGTGGGGCGTCCTCGTGCTCCTCGCACTCGAGCCGGGCAGCATGCGCTGGAGCGAACTGCGACGCACCATCGAGGGGATCAGCGAGAAGATGCTCGCCTCCACCCTGCGGACCCTGGAGCACGACGGGATCGTGACCAGGGTCGCCCAGCCCACGATCCCGCCCCGGGTGGACTACTCGCTCTCCGAGAGCGGCGCCGAACTGGCTGCGCGACTGGTCCCCCTGATGGACTGGATCGTCGAGCACGCCGACACCATCGTCGGTCGCTGA